A part of Chitinimonas koreensis genomic DNA contains:
- the urtD gene encoding urea ABC transporter ATP-binding protein UrtD: MSENTAVADRESEPVGYARPVGEGVDVSHGPILYLEDITVSFDGFRALDALTLTIDAGELRCVIGPNGAGKTTLMDVITGKTRPDSGRAFFGQTLDLTRLSEPEIARRGIGRKFQKPTVFEPLTVFENLELAMQADKRARASLRARLDGAARDRIAAMLAKVDLLAQAGRPAGALSHGQKQWLEIGMLLMQEPKLLLLDEPVAGMTDHETARTAELFLELAGEHSLMVVEHDMDFVARLGGKVTVLHEGRVLAEGALDEVQRDERVIEVYLGR, encoded by the coding sequence ATGAGCGAAAACACTGCCGTGGCCGACCGCGAAAGCGAGCCGGTCGGCTATGCCCGGCCCGTGGGCGAGGGCGTCGACGTCTCGCACGGGCCGATCCTCTACCTCGAGGACATCACCGTCAGCTTCGACGGCTTCCGCGCGCTCGACGCGCTGACGCTGACCATCGACGCCGGCGAGCTGCGCTGCGTGATCGGCCCCAACGGCGCCGGCAAGACCACGCTGATGGACGTGATCACCGGCAAGACCCGGCCCGACAGCGGCCGCGCCTTCTTCGGCCAGACGCTGGACCTGACCCGGCTGTCCGAGCCCGAGATCGCCCGCCGCGGCATCGGCCGCAAGTTCCAGAAGCCGACGGTGTTCGAACCGCTGACGGTGTTCGAGAACCTGGAGCTGGCGATGCAGGCCGACAAGCGGGCGCGCGCCAGCCTGCGCGCGCGGCTCGACGGCGCGGCGCGCGACCGCATCGCCGCCATGCTGGCGAAGGTCGACCTGCTGGCCCAGGCCGGCCGCCCGGCCGGTGCGCTGTCGCACGGCCAGAAGCAGTGGCTGGAGATCGGCATGCTGCTGATGCAGGAACCGAAGCTGCTGCTGCTCGACGAGCCGGTGGCCGGCATGACCGACCACGAGACGGCGCGCACCGCCGAACTGTTCCTCGAGCTGGCCGGCGAGCATTCGCTGATGGTGGTCGAGCACGACATGGACTTCGTCGCCCGGCTCGGCGGCAAGGTGACGGTGCTGCACGAGGGCCGGGTGCTGGCCGAGGGGGCGCTGGACGAGGTGCAGCGGGACGAGCGGGTGATCGAGGTCTATCTGGGGCGGTGA
- the wrbA gene encoding NAD(P)H:quinone oxidoreductase: MADLLVLYYSRHGATRQLAQLVARGIESVPGCQARLRTVPAVSTVCEATAPAIPDDGAPYVELADLKDCIGLALGSPTRFGNMAAPLKYFLDGTSNDWLAGTLAGKPAAVFTSTSSPHGGNEATLLTMMLPLLHHGMTLLGIPYSEPGLTLTAGGGTPYGASHVAGHDGRRPVDEHEKALAIALGKRLAEAAVKLARPL; the protein is encoded by the coding sequence ATGGCCGATCTGCTGGTTCTCTACTATTCCCGCCACGGCGCCACCCGCCAGCTCGCCCAGCTGGTCGCGCGCGGCATCGAGTCGGTGCCCGGCTGCCAGGCGCGGCTGCGCACCGTGCCGGCCGTCTCCACCGTCTGCGAGGCGACCGCGCCGGCGATTCCCGACGACGGCGCGCCGTACGTCGAGCTGGCCGATCTGAAGGACTGCATCGGCCTGGCGCTGGGCAGCCCGACCCGCTTCGGCAACATGGCGGCGCCGCTCAAGTACTTCCTCGACGGCACCAGCAACGACTGGCTGGCCGGCACGCTGGCCGGCAAGCCGGCGGCGGTGTTCACCAGCACCTCGAGCCCGCACGGCGGCAACGAGGCGACGCTGCTGACCATGATGCTGCCGCTGCTGCACCACGGCATGACGCTGCTCGGCATCCCCTACAGCGAGCCGGGCCTGACGCTGACCGCCGGCGGCGGCACGCCCTACGGCGCCAGCCACGTGGCCGGCCACGACGGCCGCCGGCCGGTCGACGAACACGAGAAGGCGCTGGCGATCGCGCTCGGCAAACGGCTGGCCGAGGCGGCGGTGAAGCTGGCGCGGCCGTTGTGA
- a CDS encoding type III pantothenate kinase, translating into MSAPVLLLDAGNSRLKWALATPGGYLAQGSLGYGERAQLPASLAGFDAPRAALGCNVAGPQVAAELAAQLAPLTIDWLRPVAAQAGLRNGYREPGQLGADRWAALIGARGLAAGDCIVAMAGTALTVDALSAEGDFLGGLIVPGFRLMRQALAQGTADLGLPGGEPADFPRSTGEAIVNGALAALAGAIEQARGRLERHTGRPAQLLLSGGDGPLLAPLLAPALAERLIAVDNLVLRGLARLAFNDPERKPLP; encoded by the coding sequence ATGAGCGCGCCGGTGCTGCTGCTCGACGCCGGCAACAGCCGGCTCAAGTGGGCGCTGGCGACGCCCGGCGGCTACCTCGCGCAGGGCAGCCTGGGCTACGGCGAGCGGGCGCAGTTGCCGGCATCTCTGGCCGGCTTCGATGCGCCGCGCGCCGCGCTCGGCTGCAACGTGGCCGGCCCGCAGGTGGCCGCCGAGCTGGCCGCGCAGCTGGCGCCGCTGACCATCGACTGGTTGCGGCCGGTCGCCGCCCAGGCCGGCCTGCGCAACGGCTACCGCGAGCCCGGCCAGCTCGGCGCCGACCGCTGGGCCGCGCTGATCGGCGCCCGCGGCCTGGCCGCCGGCGACTGCATCGTGGCCATGGCCGGCACCGCGCTGACGGTGGACGCGCTGAGCGCCGAGGGCGACTTCCTCGGCGGCCTGATCGTGCCGGGCTTCCGCCTGATGCGGCAGGCGCTGGCGCAGGGCACCGCCGACCTCGGCCTGCCCGGGGGCGAGCCCGCCGACTTCCCGCGCTCGACCGGCGAGGCCATCGTCAACGGCGCGCTGGCGGCGCTGGCCGGCGCGATCGAGCAGGCGCGCGGCCGGCTCGAACGGCATACAGGCCGGCCGGCGCAGCTCTTGCTGTCGGGCGGCGACGGCCCGCTCTTGGCGCCGCTGCTCGCGCCGGCGCTGGCGGAGCGGCTGATCGCCGTCGATAATCTGGTGCTGCGCGGGCTCGCCCGCCTCGCCTTCAACGACCCGGAGCGGAAACCTCTCCCATGA
- the urtC gene encoding urea ABC transporter permease subunit UrtC, with translation MNAAAPLHAIEGAALPPSEPAPLGRGGRLAVAGALLILLVLLPLANLGLAEGHPLHLSTTSVALAGKIMCYMMVALALNLVWGYAGILSLGHGLFFALGGYAMGMYLMRSIGRDGVYQSALPDFMVFLDWKALPWYWAGTDQLWYCALLALAVPGLLALVFGYFAFRSRIKGVYFSIITQALTYAAMLLFFRNETGFGGNNGFTDFKRIAGFAIAAPGTRLALCVLTGLALLGLVLFTRRLAGSKFGRVLTAVRDAESRLMFCGYQPLHYKLAIWTLSAVICGLAGALYVPQVGIINPGEMSPANSIEIAVWVALGGRGTLLGPLLGAGLVNGAKSVFTQAFPELWLFCLGALFIGATLWLPDGVVGLWRRLRRGGKP, from the coding sequence ATGAACGCCGCCGCTCCCCTCCACGCGATCGAAGGCGCGGCGCTGCCGCCGTCGGAGCCGGCGCCGCTGGGCCGCGGCGGCCGGCTGGCGGTGGCCGGCGCGCTGCTGATCCTGCTGGTGCTGCTGCCGCTGGCCAACCTCGGGCTGGCCGAGGGCCATCCGCTGCACCTGTCGACCACCAGCGTGGCGCTGGCCGGCAAGATCATGTGCTACATGATGGTGGCGCTGGCGCTGAACCTGGTGTGGGGCTACGCCGGCATCCTCTCGCTCGGCCACGGCCTGTTCTTCGCGCTCGGCGGCTACGCCATGGGCATGTACCTGATGCGCTCGATCGGCCGCGACGGCGTCTACCAGAGCGCGCTGCCCGACTTCATGGTCTTCCTCGACTGGAAGGCGCTGCCCTGGTACTGGGCCGGCACCGACCAGCTGTGGTACTGCGCGCTATTGGCGCTGGCCGTGCCGGGCCTCTTGGCGCTGGTGTTCGGCTACTTCGCCTTCCGCTCGCGCATCAAGGGCGTCTACTTCTCGATCATCACCCAGGCGCTCACCTACGCCGCCATGCTGCTGTTCTTCCGCAACGAGACCGGCTTCGGCGGCAACAACGGCTTCACCGACTTCAAGCGCATCGCCGGCTTCGCCATCGCCGCGCCCGGTACCCGGCTGGCGCTGTGCGTGCTCACCGGCCTCGCGCTGCTCGGCCTGGTGCTGTTCACCCGCCGGCTGGCCGGCTCCAAGTTCGGCCGGGTGCTCACCGCGGTGCGCGATGCCGAATCGCGGCTGATGTTCTGCGGCTACCAGCCGCTGCACTACAAGCTGGCGATCTGGACGCTGTCGGCGGTGATCTGCGGCCTCGCGGGCGCGCTCTACGTGCCGCAGGTCGGCATCATCAATCCGGGCGAGATGAGCCCGGCCAACTCGATCGAGATCGCGGTCTGGGTCGCGCTCGGCGGCCGCGGCACGCTGCTGGGGCCGCTGCTCGGCGCCGGCCTGGTCAACGGCGCCAAGAGCGTGTTCACCCAGGCCTTCCCCGAGCTGTGGCTGTTCTGCCTCGGCGCGCTGTTCATCGGCGCCACGCTGTGGCTGCCGGACGGCGTGGTCGGGCTGTGGCGGCGGCTGCGCCGCGGGGGCAAGCCATGA
- the urtA gene encoding urea ABC transporter substrate-binding protein, translating into MKRRVILQAAVAAAVAGWAGIGQSALAADTIKVGILHSLSGTMAISETALKETALMTIAEINAKGGVLGKKLEPVVVDPASNWPLFAEKSRQLLAKDKVAVVFGCWTSVSRKSVLPVFKELNGLLFYPVQYEGEELEKNVFYTGAAPNQQAIPAVEYLMGKDGGEAKRFVLLGTDYVYPRTTNKILRAFLKSKGVAESDIMEEYTPFGHSDYQSIIAKIKQFAAEGKKTAVVSTINGDSNVPFYKELGNAGLKATDVPVVAFSVGEEELRGIDAKPLVGHLAAWNYFESVKNPENAAFIKQYKAWAVKNKLPNAATVVTNDPMEATYVGIHMWKQAVEKAKSTEVDKVIAAMGGQRFKAPSGFVLEMDARNHHLHKPVMIGEVQANGQFDVVWKTKAPIKAQPWSPFIAGNDKKKDEPVLAAK; encoded by the coding sequence ATGAAGCGTCGAGTCATCCTCCAGGCGGCCGTCGCGGCCGCCGTCGCCGGCTGGGCCGGCATCGGCCAGTCGGCCCTGGCCGCCGACACCATCAAGGTCGGCATCCTGCATTCGCTGTCGGGCACGATGGCGATCTCCGAGACGGCGCTGAAGGAAACCGCGCTGATGACCATCGCCGAGATCAATGCCAAGGGCGGCGTGCTCGGCAAGAAGCTCGAGCCGGTGGTGGTCGACCCGGCCTCCAACTGGCCGCTGTTCGCCGAGAAGTCGCGTCAGCTGCTGGCTAAGGACAAGGTCGCGGTGGTGTTCGGCTGCTGGACCTCGGTGTCGCGCAAGTCGGTGCTGCCGGTGTTCAAGGAGCTGAACGGGCTGCTGTTCTACCCGGTGCAGTACGAGGGCGAGGAGTTGGAGAAGAACGTGTTCTACACCGGCGCGGCGCCCAACCAGCAGGCGATCCCGGCGGTCGAGTACCTGATGGGCAAGGACGGCGGCGAGGCCAAGCGCTTCGTGCTGCTCGGCACCGACTACGTCTACCCGCGCACCACCAACAAGATCCTGCGCGCCTTCCTCAAGTCGAAGGGGGTGGCCGAGTCCGACATCATGGAGGAGTACACCCCGTTCGGGCATAGCGACTACCAGTCGATCATCGCCAAGATCAAGCAGTTCGCCGCCGAGGGCAAGAAGACCGCGGTGGTGTCGACCATCAACGGCGATTCCAACGTGCCGTTCTACAAGGAACTGGGCAACGCCGGCCTCAAGGCCACCGACGTGCCGGTGGTGGCCTTCTCGGTCGGCGAGGAGGAGCTGCGCGGCATCGACGCCAAGCCGCTGGTCGGCCACCTGGCGGCCTGGAACTACTTCGAATCGGTGAAGAACCCGGAGAACGCCGCCTTCATCAAGCAGTACAAGGCCTGGGCGGTGAAGAACAAGCTGCCCAACGCCGCCACCGTGGTGACCAACGACCCGATGGAGGCGACCTACGTCGGCATCCACATGTGGAAGCAGGCGGTGGAGAAGGCCAAGAGCACCGAGGTGGACAAGGTGATCGCGGCGATGGGCGGCCAGCGGTTCAAGGCGCCGTCGGGCTTCGTGCTCGAAATGGATGCGCGCAACCACCACCTGCACAAGCCGGTGATGATCGGCGAGGTGCAGGCTAACGGCCAGTTCGACGTGGTGTGGAAGACCAAGGCGCCGATCAAGGCCCAGCCGTGGAGCCCCTTCATCGCCGGCAACGACAAGAAGAAGGACGAACCGGTGCTGGCGGCCAAGTAA
- the bioA gene encoding adenosylmethionine--8-amino-7-oxononanoate transaminase gives MNPSNQDWLERSRHAVWHPCTQMKRHETLPIVPIARGEGAWLVDFEGRRYLDGVSSWWVNLFGHANPRINAALLDQMNTLEHVILAGFTQRPVVELSEKLGALTGLGHAFYGSDGASATEIALKMSYHYWRNLGRERKTGFVSLENSYHGETLGALSVTDVPLFSATYAPLLRQTQRVKSPDWRLAEPGESAEAYALRAAAELEALFEARADELAALIVEPLCQGAAGMAMYHPAYLRRARELCDRYQVHLIADEIAMGFGRTGTLFACEQAGGLREGWKPDFICLSKGITGGYLPLSAVLTTDAVYAAFYDDEVGRGFLHSHSYTGNALACRAALEVLAIFEDDGVLAANRAKAAAVAADFARLAAHPRVEHARQLGMIWAFEVKDAQPGFSGRVFEAALARGLLVRPVSNTVYLMPPYVVSIGELQQAFDVLHRLLDEGLA, from the coding sequence ATGAACCCGAGCAACCAGGACTGGCTGGAACGCAGCCGCCACGCCGTCTGGCACCCGTGCACCCAGATGAAGCGCCACGAGACCCTGCCCATCGTGCCGATCGCCCGCGGCGAAGGCGCCTGGCTGGTCGATTTCGAAGGCCGTCGCTATCTCGACGGCGTCAGCAGCTGGTGGGTCAACCTGTTCGGCCACGCCAACCCACGCATCAACGCGGCGCTGCTCGACCAGATGAACACGCTCGAACACGTGATCCTGGCCGGCTTCACCCAGCGGCCGGTGGTCGAGCTGTCGGAAAAGCTCGGCGCGCTGACCGGCCTGGGCCACGCCTTCTACGGTTCGGACGGCGCCAGCGCCACCGAGATCGCGCTGAAGATGAGCTACCACTACTGGCGCAACCTCGGCCGCGAGCGCAAGACCGGCTTCGTCAGCCTGGAAAACAGCTACCACGGCGAGACGCTGGGCGCGCTCAGCGTCACCGACGTGCCCTTGTTCAGCGCCACCTACGCGCCGCTGTTGCGCCAGACCCAGCGGGTGAAGTCGCCCGACTGGCGGCTGGCCGAGCCGGGCGAGAGCGCCGAAGCCTATGCGCTGCGCGCGGCAGCCGAGCTGGAAGCGCTGTTCGAAGCGCGCGCCGACGAGCTGGCCGCGCTGATCGTCGAGCCGCTGTGCCAGGGCGCGGCCGGCATGGCGATGTACCACCCGGCCTATCTGCGCCGCGCGCGCGAACTGTGCGATCGGTACCAAGTGCACCTGATCGCCGACGAGATCGCCATGGGCTTCGGCCGCACCGGCACGCTGTTCGCCTGCGAGCAGGCCGGCGGGCTGAGGGAGGGCTGGAAGCCCGATTTCATCTGCCTGTCCAAGGGCATCACCGGCGGCTACCTGCCGTTGTCGGCGGTGCTGACCACCGACGCGGTCTACGCCGCCTTCTACGACGACGAGGTCGGCCGCGGCTTCCTGCACAGCCACAGCTACACCGGCAACGCGCTGGCCTGCCGCGCCGCGCTCGAGGTGCTGGCGATCTTCGAGGACGACGGCGTATTGGCCGCCAACCGCGCCAAGGCCGCCGCGGTGGCCGCCGATTTCGCCCGACTGGCGGCCCATCCGCGGGTCGAGCACGCACGCCAGCTCGGCATGATCTGGGCGTTCGAGGTCAAGGACGCGCAGCCGGGCTTCTCCGGCCGCGTGTTCGAAGCGGCGCTGGCGCGCGGCCTGCTGGTGCGGCCCGTGAGTAATACCGTCTACCTGATGCCGCCCTATGTGGTTAGCATCGGCGAGCTGCAACAGGCTTTCGACGTCCTGCATCGCCTGCTGGACGAAGGCCTGGCCTGA
- a CDS encoding YihY family inner membrane protein, producing MPTLSEYRRNVFHNLPAPVGFMLFVLRRLRDDRCLEAAGSLTFTTMLALVPFLTITLTIVAGFPMFDDFSARFKVFLLQNLVPDSAGRVITVYMRQFTDNTGKLTAVSMATLAVTALAMMGTIDKTFNRIWRVRRQRPWLVKTLTYWAVLTLGPLLLGIGLAMIGWLEARGGSGVLAALLSGSGFVIALAGLALFYRVVPNCPVPTAHALTAAAFSTAALTLMKTLFGLYVKKFGTFKLVYGAFAALPIFLLWLYLVWTIVLAGAVIAATLSYWHGEAWRRRVHPGQRLYDAVRLLLRLDEARREGQVLQLGRLRRMLSLGQDELHELLERLSQRGWVQSTRSDGWVLAAALECITLQALYHLLVTRPVTPPRAADGLHRLLGNTSAGSIRRWT from the coding sequence ATGCCTACCCTTTCCGAATACCGCCGCAACGTCTTCCACAACCTGCCCGCGCCGGTCGGCTTCATGCTGTTCGTGCTGCGCCGCCTGCGCGACGACCGCTGCCTCGAGGCCGCCGGCAGCCTCACCTTCACCACCATGCTGGCGCTGGTGCCCTTCCTGACCATCACGCTGACCATCGTCGCCGGCTTCCCGATGTTCGACGACTTCTCGGCGCGCTTCAAAGTCTTCCTGCTGCAGAACCTGGTGCCCGATTCGGCCGGCCGGGTGATCACGGTCTACATGCGCCAGTTCACCGACAACACCGGCAAGCTGACCGCGGTCTCGATGGCCACGCTGGCGGTCACCGCGCTGGCGATGATGGGCACCATCGACAAGACCTTCAACCGCATCTGGCGCGTGCGGCGGCAGCGGCCCTGGCTGGTCAAGACGCTGACCTACTGGGCGGTGCTGACGCTGGGCCCGCTGCTGCTGGGTATCGGCCTCGCCATGATCGGCTGGCTCGAGGCGCGCGGCGGCTCGGGCGTGCTGGCCGCGCTGCTCAGCGGCTCGGGCTTCGTCATCGCGCTGGCCGGCCTCGCGCTGTTCTACCGCGTGGTGCCCAACTGCCCGGTGCCGACCGCGCACGCGCTGACCGCGGCCGCCTTCTCGACCGCGGCGCTGACGCTGATGAAGACGCTGTTCGGGCTCTACGTGAAAAAGTTCGGCACCTTCAAGCTGGTCTACGGCGCCTTCGCCGCGCTGCCGATCTTCCTCTTGTGGCTCTACCTGGTCTGGACCATCGTGCTGGCCGGCGCGGTGATCGCCGCGACGCTGTCCTACTGGCACGGCGAGGCCTGGCGCCGCCGCGTGCATCCGGGCCAGCGGCTGTACGACGCCGTGCGGCTGCTGCTGCGGCTGGACGAGGCGCGGCGCGAGGGCCAGGTGCTGCAGCTCGGCCGGCTGCGCCGCATGCTGTCGCTGGGCCAGGACGAGCTGCACGAGCTGCTCGAGCGGCTGTCGCAGCGCGGCTGGGTACAGTCGACCCGGTCGGACGGCTGGGTGCTGGCGGCCGCGCTCGAATGCATCACCCTGCAGGCGCTCTACCACCTGCTGGTGACCCGGCCGGTGACACCGCCGCGGGCGGCGGATGGGCTGCATCGGCTGCTGGGGAATACTTCGGCCGGATCGATACGACGCTGGACGTGA
- a CDS encoding biotin--[acetyl-CoA-carboxylase] ligase encodes MSPFPLLRLLGHDDFVPGPQLAEALGVSRASVSLALRSAAELGVELHTVKGRGYRLARPIGWLDEASVARALGERARFFDLKLFDEIDSTNTALMAAAGQGAPSGLVYAAERQTAGRGRRGRRWQGALGDALMFSLLWRFNLGVADLSGLSLAIGVAVARALQALGVAGARLKWPNDIVCSEGKLGGILIELSGDALGPSAVVIGIGLNLRLAEAARAALDQPAASLAALGYAGERNQLLAAVLAELALLLPAFEAAGFAPLAAEWEARHAMQGMPARLLLPDGSAVEGVALGIAADGALRFGGPDGERRVHAGEVSLRSAV; translated from the coding sequence ATGAGTCCCTTCCCGCTGCTGCGCCTGCTCGGCCACGACGATTTCGTGCCCGGTCCGCAATTGGCCGAGGCGCTCGGCGTGTCGCGCGCCAGCGTGTCGCTGGCGCTGCGCTCGGCGGCCGAACTCGGCGTCGAGCTGCATACCGTCAAGGGCCGCGGCTACCGGCTGGCGCGGCCGATCGGCTGGCTCGACGAGGCCAGCGTGGCGCGGGCGCTCGGCGAGCGGGCGCGCTTCTTCGATCTCAAGCTGTTCGACGAGATCGATTCGACCAATACCGCGCTGATGGCCGCCGCCGGCCAGGGCGCGCCCTCAGGCCTGGTCTATGCCGCCGAACGGCAGACGGCGGGCCGCGGCCGCCGCGGCCGCCGCTGGCAGGGCGCGCTCGGCGACGCGCTGATGTTCTCGCTGCTGTGGCGCTTCAACCTCGGCGTGGCCGACCTGTCGGGCCTGAGCCTGGCGATCGGGGTGGCGGTGGCGCGCGCGCTGCAGGCGCTCGGCGTCGCCGGCGCGCGGCTCAAGTGGCCCAACGACATCGTCTGCAGCGAGGGCAAGCTCGGCGGCATCCTGATCGAGTTGTCAGGCGATGCGCTCGGCCCCTCGGCGGTGGTGATCGGCATCGGCCTCAACCTGCGGCTGGCCGAAGCCGCACGCGCCGCGCTCGACCAGCCGGCCGCCTCGCTGGCGGCGCTCGGCTATGCCGGCGAGCGCAACCAATTGCTGGCCGCGGTGCTGGCCGAGCTGGCGCTGCTGCTGCCGGCCTTCGAGGCGGCCGGCTTCGCCCCGCTGGCGGCCGAATGGGAGGCGCGCCACGCCATGCAGGGCATGCCGGCGCGGCTCTTGCTGCCCGACGGCAGCGCGGTCGAGGGCGTCGCGCTCGGCATCGCCGCCGACGGCGCGCTGCGCTTCGGCGGCCCGGACGGCGAGCGTCGCGTGCATGCCGGCGAAGTCAGCCTGCGGAGCGCGGTATGA
- a CDS encoding DUF2069 domain-containing protein gives MKRSERPPNDVPLVRLARNGTLAGLLALFALCLAWEGWLAPLRPGSLLWIKALPLLLPLPGVLRGRRYTYQWLSMFILAWFIEGVMRGWSDDGAIRYFALLELALSVWIFACTVVFARFTRPSAA, from the coding sequence ATTAAACGATCCGAAAGACCACCCAACGATGTCCCCCTCGTCCGACTCGCCCGCAACGGCACCCTGGCCGGCCTCCTGGCCCTGTTCGCGCTCTGCCTCGCCTGGGAAGGCTGGCTGGCGCCGCTCAGGCCCGGCTCGCTGCTGTGGATCAAGGCGCTGCCGCTGCTGCTGCCGTTGCCCGGCGTGCTGCGCGGCCGCCGCTACACCTACCAGTGGCTCAGCATGTTCATCCTGGCCTGGTTCATCGAGGGCGTGATGCGCGGCTGGAGCGACGACGGTGCGATCCGCTACTTCGCCCTGCTGGAACTGGCGCTCAGCGTCTGGATCTTCGCCTGCACGGTGGTGTTCGCCCGCTTCACCCGGCCGAGCGCGGCATGA
- a CDS encoding SPOR domain-containing protein: MQLGGEIKLENNEPEGPTRYWVLIPPRSTSAEAQRKAEELKAIGVVDFFVVSDDKKWLNAISLGLFSTREAAERRLDALKQQGVRTATLRERREGAPASSTFYLRNVAREAKSALSQAASAFRGSTVGETPC; this comes from the coding sequence TTGCAGCTGGGCGGCGAGATCAAGCTGGAGAACAACGAGCCCGAAGGGCCGACCCGCTACTGGGTGCTGATCCCGCCGCGCAGCACCAGCGCCGAGGCGCAGCGCAAGGCCGAGGAGCTCAAGGCCATCGGCGTGGTCGACTTCTTCGTGGTCAGCGACGACAAGAAATGGCTGAACGCGATCTCGCTCGGCCTGTTCTCGACCCGCGAAGCGGCCGAGCGCCGGCTCGACGCGCTCAAGCAGCAGGGCGTGCGCACCGCCACCCTGCGCGAACGGCGCGAGGGCGCGCCGGCCAGCAGCACCTTCTACCTGCGCAACGTCGCGCGCGAGGCGAAGTCGGCGCTGAGCCAGGCGGCCAGCGCGTTCCGCGGCAGCACCGTCGGGGAAACGCCTTGCTAG
- the urtB gene encoding urea ABC transporter permease subunit UrtB translates to MILPLHPRRLWRQALALACALAALPACALDAAQLATLANGDNDARVALIETLATAGDPAARPVLAALKDGALLVGADGAVYLERDGRAVDPVSGAAVAGVALDALERAGLNNRLRRALDAALAQLELAAPEPAARLAAVEALAESADDALLPQLRRRLIQETDPAVRAALALAAARIELRAAEPETRAAAARALGEGAAPQLRAVLLAAQQAETDAGVRADIATSLRTIERRLFWGELAGQLFTGLSLGSILLLAALGLAITYGLLGVINMAHGELLMVGAYCTYLVQGLYRSHFPAALDYYLLAALPVAFGVTALLGVALERLVIRHLYGRPLETLLATWGISLALMQAVRVLFGAQNVEVANPSWLSGGWQALPNLVLPYNRLAIVAFAALVLAAVWLAVNRSRLGLFVRAVTQHRPMAACVGVDTARIDMLAFGLGSGIAGLAGVALSQIGNVGPDLGQAYIVDSFMVVVLGGVGQLAGTVLAALGLGMLAKLLEPQIGAVLAKIAILLLIVLFIQKRPMGLFALKGRMVER, encoded by the coding sequence ATGATCCTGCCCTTGCATCCCCGCCGGCTGTGGCGCCAGGCGCTCGCGCTGGCCTGCGCGCTGGCCGCGCTGCCGGCCTGCGCGCTCGACGCCGCCCAGCTCGCCACGCTGGCGAACGGCGACAACGACGCGCGCGTCGCGCTGATCGAGACGCTGGCCACCGCCGGCGACCCCGCCGCGCGGCCGGTGCTGGCGGCGCTGAAGGACGGCGCGCTGCTGGTCGGCGCCGACGGCGCGGTCTACCTCGAACGCGACGGCCGCGCGGTCGACCCCGTGAGCGGCGCCGCGGTCGCCGGCGTGGCGCTCGACGCGCTCGAACGCGCCGGCCTCAACAACCGGCTGCGCCGAGCGCTCGACGCGGCGCTGGCCCAACTGGAGCTGGCCGCGCCCGAGCCGGCCGCGCGGCTGGCGGCGGTCGAGGCGCTGGCCGAGTCGGCCGACGACGCATTGCTGCCGCAACTGCGGCGGCGGCTGATCCAGGAGACCGATCCCGCGGTGCGGGCTGCGCTGGCGCTGGCGGCGGCCCGCATCGAACTGCGCGCGGCCGAGCCCGAGACGCGCGCCGCCGCGGCGCGGGCGCTGGGCGAGGGCGCCGCGCCGCAACTGCGCGCGGTGCTGCTGGCGGCGCAGCAGGCCGAGACCGACGCCGGCGTGCGCGCCGACATCGCCACCAGCCTGCGCACGATCGAGCGGCGGCTGTTCTGGGGCGAGCTGGCCGGCCAGCTGTTCACCGGGCTCAGCCTCGGCTCGATCCTGCTGCTGGCGGCGCTCGGCCTCGCCATCACCTACGGCCTCTTGGGCGTGATCAACATGGCGCACGGCGAGCTGCTGATGGTCGGCGCCTACTGCACCTACCTGGTGCAGGGCCTCTACCGCAGTCATTTCCCGGCCGCGCTCGACTACTACCTGCTGGCGGCGCTGCCGGTGGCCTTCGGCGTCACCGCGCTGCTCGGCGTGGCGCTCGAGCGGCTGGTGATCCGCCACCTGTACGGCCGGCCGCTGGAGACCCTGCTGGCCACCTGGGGCATCAGCCTGGCGCTGATGCAGGCGGTGCGGGTGCTGTTCGGCGCGCAGAACGTCGAGGTGGCCAATCCGTCCTGGCTCAGCGGCGGCTGGCAGGCGCTGCCCAACCTGGTGCTGCCCTACAACCGGCTGGCCATCGTCGCCTTCGCCGCGCTGGTGCTGGCGGCGGTGTGGCTGGCGGTCAACCGCAGCCGGCTCGGCCTGTTCGTGCGCGCGGTCACCCAGCATCGGCCGATGGCGGCCTGCGTCGGCGTCGATACCGCGCGCATCGACATGCTGGCCTTCGGCCTCGGCTCCGGCATCGCCGGCCTGGCCGGCGTGGCGCTGTCGCAGATCGGCAATGTCGGGCCGGACCTCGGCCAGGCCTATATCGTCGATTCCTTCATGGTGGTGGTGCTGGGCGGCGTCGGCCAGCTGGCCGGCACGGTGCTGGCGGCGCTGGGCCTGGGCATGCTGGCCAAGCTGCTGGAACCGCAGATCGGCGCGGTGCTGGCCAAGATCGCCATCCTGCTGCTGATCGTGCTGTTCATCCAGAAGCGGCCGATGGGCCTGTTCGCCCTCAAGGGCAGGATGGTGGAACGATGA